Below is a window of Falco peregrinus isolate bFalPer1 chromosome 3, bFalPer1.pri, whole genome shotgun sequence DNA.
ctctGGGAGGAAGGCTCGCACCCTTCCTCAGGATGTACTTTTCCCTTTGGCGCGCAGTGCTGAGGAGTCCACACCAGCAAGCGCAGAGCCAGGTTGTACTGGTTCTCTTCCCGGCTCGTACATCTTGCAGACAACATAGTTCTTGCTTACAACGTAGCTAGTCGATCGGTATCGACACGTGCAGACCGTAGTGTCCTTGTTAGTCAGTCTGTTAAACACAAGTGCTGAAGCACCAGTTGCAAGGTCTGCATATTTACCGaatgattttcagcttgaacTATCTCCGTGCAGAGTCTTTACTTCTGAGCGTCATGGCCTGTGACCGCCTTGCTGCCATCCGAAAAGCCCTGCACACTGGGACCCTCCTAGGtggcagagcttgtgtccacacggcagcagctgccttgggccagggggttgctcagcccagcagcaccgggAAGTGTGGAATTGAAACCGGGAGCGAAGCCGCTAAGACAAACCCAGTATCCTATGAAGTTGGAATCCTGGCTCAGACTGGAGCCTAGAAGTCATAATTGCCTAAAACAGGGGTTGTTGCAAAGCCAcatgcccaggagcagcatgtaGTACAACATCTAAGGGCTGTTAATCAAATAGCGATTGACCAACACCCGGTGCTGCCTAATCCTCCCACCTTCTTAACAGCGACAGGGGATTCTAATGTCTGTTTTACAGCATTGGACTTCGAAGGCGCCTTTTTGGCGTTCTGATTGTATGTCCTCGGCCGTGCGTAGCAGGTGCCACAGCTGCCCTCTTCAGTGTTGGTCCAGAACCACAATCCGACCCAGAGAGAGCAGGGACACGAAgcctgccagagggcgttgctgtggctgacatagccagtgaggactgtgctgcgtgtgcctttccctgtgctgcgTGCAGGAAggttggcactgctgggctagGCTTGGCTTATTTGGCTTGCCCGTCACTGCTTGCCTGCCACGACCATCAAGAGTGTCTCTTCAAGAGCCAAGCAGGCGCGTGCTGCCTCTAGTGGTTGCGTTCTCTGTTGTGTGTCTCTTTAttgggcaggagcaggtggcaAAGGGCTGCCGAGAGCAGGGCGGCAGTGACCTTCGCAAAGAGGTAGCGCCGCCACGCTTGGTttttcctgtgagctgttagcaggcagagccgggagccaggcgctgctgcctgccacggggcctgcccaccctcatCGCGCAAAGGGAGCATTCCACGGGGCTCTATGGGGGCTGTGcgatcccagctcctgcctcccgtCCTGCTCGGAACCCCTCCTgttgccccccctccccgcagagGCCACCACGCCCAGCCCCGTGGCAACCAGCCACTCTGTGACATCACCCCCGGGGCCAAGGGCATCCTGGGCAACGCGAGTTCGGGGGGCAGTATGTTGGCGGCTGCACTGGCGGTGACAAgccctcctccttgcagctgccacgtgtcactggcagggatggatttgctgcgcctcctcctcatcctgctggccatgtgctgtcctgcgtacggcacatgggacagctgtgggtaagtggcccgaggctctgggagggagccTGGGCAAGCCCTTGTGGGcttggctggagggcagccagtGTGGGAGGCTCATTTCCTTGCCAGCACGCAGGCTGTTGGCAGTACTCACCTACGGGGctaaagcagaaagaggcagggtgTGGACACACACGTGCCCCacaggcttccccagccctgctggccaggcagcgccttgtggggagggaagacggctgaCCGTGAGCCGTAGGGGCGCCAGCCATCCAGCAGGACACTAAGGAGTTTCTCTTTACAGAGGGACCTGCGGGCTCCGGCCCATGGCTTTTCAgtacggcatgtcgcgcgtcgtgggtggcacagatgcccaggcaggggcctggccctggatcgtcagcatccagaaTCCCTGGCAAGCGGGCACGGGTCATACCTGCGGAGGCTCCCTCATCAGCGCACAGTGGGTCctgacagcagcccactgcttcatcgaggccAGGTAAGGCGCCACCGGGAACACGcatagccccacaacactagcgcTTGCCCCGTGCGCAGCAGCACGGGCTACTCCCGCCCCGTTTCCTCGCAGGACACCCAGGGCCTGGGTGCTCCTTGAGCCTAAGGCACGCGAGGCCAGTCACACCCTCCCGAgcgctgctctcctctctccctcgtcaAGCGGAAGGCAGGGCAacggctgggctgctgcagcacgtggctgtgctccctctgagTCCTCTCCCCATTTGCCTTCCAGCTACATCACCATGTGGCGCGTGGTGATCGGTGCCACGcggctgactcagctgggccctgaggcccAGGTGCGCAACATCAAGCGGCTGCTCCTTCACCAAGGCTACAGTAACATcacgcagaggaacgacattgccttgctggagctggaccagcctgtgcAGTGCAACGCCTACGTTCAGCTTGCCTGCGTGCCCGatgcctcgctgagagtctcgcagctgaaaaactgctacATCAGCGGCTGGGGTGCCACGACTGCAAGATGTGAGTACCGCGGAAGTACTCGTGTGCCGAGCGCAAGCTTGGCACGCTCGGGGCCATTGCTTGGGCTTCCTGACAGCAGAGGCCAGAGCCCGAGTCAGCCTGCGGGGACGTATGCCTCTTGAGAGATGGGCCTGAGCCCTTTCCCCAGAGCAAGGCGGAAGGCAAATGCCGCTATAACGCCTCTCAGGATGCAAAGCCAAGCGCGGGCGAGGCAAGGGATTCcgccaggcaggggaggagaagtgccagtgagctgctgcttgctaatTCCTTCCTGTGCTCGCAGCTGGACGATCAAcggatgtgctgcaggaggcccaggtccgcCTCATTGATGTCAACGTCTGTAACAGCAGCCGGTGGTACAGAGGGGCCATCCACACGCACAAcgtctgtgctggctatccgcagggcggcattgacacctgccaggtaggagcgtgctacgaGCCAAGCCCCgtagcacaggcagccccgccacacgCAACTACGCCAACATGGCCCGGCATGTGCTTGGCCTGGCCAGTGCCCCTCCCACTTCAGGTCCCCACCGCCGGGGGGGCTTATACCCCCTTCCCCATCGGCAGgcccctgcccagtgcccctCTTGTCCCAGAGGCATGGCACTCTGCCCAGAAAGCCCTCCTAGTGCTCCTGGCAGCCCACGGCTCCCCATCCcaagcctgccacagctctcttCCACACACCCACCATCACCGTGCAgtgagcagagccagccccacctTACAAGCCCACCACCCCTTCCCAGGCAAGGCTCGCTCGACACAGCCTCGCTCTGCAGGGAACACAGCTCCGGCAGGTGCCgtcagagagaaggagccaacCCCCGTGCTGACgctggccacccaacaacccctttgtcctctctcctcctctgcagggggacagcggtgggcctctcgtgtgccaagacagcagtgcagactacttctggcttgttggtgtcaccagctgggggagaggctgtgcccgagccaggcagcccggagtctacacctccactcagcacttctacgactggatcctgctacagatgggcctgcgcccagcagtgaGGGCTACTCCAACAGCACGCGCTTGGAGTCATTTTGTCACCACGTCAAGCCCCGTTCCGAGGCCAAGGCCCACAGCAGCGCAGTCGGGCGGCtcctgcccgtttccagtccagaagctgctggacttctttagccggctgcaggagctcctgcagtacctaaggggaAAAAcggtgtgagcagcaggacaaacggcacgcagggcaggctgcagtgtgccacCACCGTTTCCTTTGGGGCAATGCCTGCCGATGCAAAGGCCACCTCAGCGTcaaagggctgctctgccctgcgccCGTGCCTCGGGACGCACACACCTGATGAGGCTGACCAcgtgcttgaaataaaatgtttcggTGCTCACAGCAAACCAGGCTTCAGCTCAagtcagtctcctgtgcgaggcaaggacgtCCACGCCCGGCACCTGCCAAgcgaggcaggctgcaggcagacaaggcgggcacaaagggaaagagtccctgcaaagggctgaaaGTGGGCCtgctcagggaggagggggaggctgcactgggggaggaagggaacatAGGTCATCACGGGCTGGAGGGcttggggaaaggagctggaaacacagaacGTCTTTggccagctcctggtgggatcCCGCTGCGCTTGTGGATGAGCCACAAGTGACCTTGAAACTGGACTCTCGTGACCCAGGACAGACGCGTCTGGAAAGACCCAAGGGTTGCACTGaggatttggggaaggagctTGCCTTCGAGCCCCACATATGCCACAGACTTCATTTCCATCCTGTGTCgcggtttaaccccggccggtAACCAAACACTACCGGCAACCAAAcgccacgcagccacttgcgcactcccccccacccggaggggtggggaggagaatcagaaagcaatgtaaaagtggagggttgagataagaacaatgtaataatttaaacagaagaaagagtgaagaacaacagtaacaataccaagaagaagaagaagaacaacaataacaattaggatggaaaggtgggggaaaagggtaaaatcaaaaggaagggagaaggaaaaaaaggaaatgatgcccagtacaactgctcaccacccgctgaccgatgcccagccagtccctgagcaagaATCCCCCCaccagctaaccctccaagtttctataccaagcatgacgtcccacgGGATGGAATACCTctgtggctggttcaggtcagctgacctgcctgtgtcccttcccagtctcttgtgcccctccagcactctggctggcaaggcccaagaaaccaaaaaggccTTGACTTAGCAGAAACGCTAGGCAGCAACAACCGAAACCATCAGTGCGgctaccaacattgttctcacatcatagccaaaacacagcacttcactaGCTAcgaagaagaaagttaactccatgccagctgaaaccaggacacggGGCCATCTCCTACTCGGCATGTGCTGCACAGGTCTTTGTAGCCTTCTTGATTGGTGCTGACGTGCGGAATCAAACTCTACAACTCAAGGAGGGTTAtcaagcaggtatgtttatcgGGGCTCCGGCTGCAAGGGGGATAGCTCCTCCTCACTTGCACACCCAGGGCTTAAGTAAGCAGATCCCTATTACACAGaagcatacatattcattagATTCCCGAGAAAAGGCGGGGTTATTACCATTCGGTCCAGGAACTCGGTATCATAAGCCTCCTCACTCTGGCGCGGGTGCATTGACACCTGctggtcctgggctgggctctctGGGAGGAAGGCTCGCACCCTTCCTCAGGATGTACTTTTCCCTTTGGCGCGCAGTGCTGAGGAGTCCACACCAGCAAGCGCAGAGCCAGGTTGTACTGGTTCTCTTCCCGGCTCGTACATCTTGCAGACAACATAGTTCTTGCTTACAACGTAGCTAGTCGATCGGTATCGACACGTGCAGACCGTAGTGTCCTTGTTAGTCAGTCTGTTAAACACAAGTGCTGAAGCACCAGTTGCAAGGTCTGCATATTTACCGaatgattttcagcttgaacTATCTCCGTGCAGAGTCTTTACTTCTGAGCGTCATGGCCTGTGACCGCCTTGCTGCCATCCGAAAAGCCCTGCACACTGGGACCCTCCTAGGtggcagagcttgtgtccacacggcagcagctgccttgggccagggggttgctcagcccagcagcaccagcaagtgTGGAATTGAAACCGGGAGCGAAGCCGCTAAGACAAACCCAGTATCCTATGAAGTTGGAATCCTGGCTCGGACTGGAGCCTAGAAGTCATAATTGCCTAAAACAGGGGTTGTTGCAAAGCCAcatgcccaggagcagcatgtaGTACAACATCTAAGGGCTGTTAATGAAATAGCGATTGACCAACACCCGGTGCTGCCTAATCCTCCCACTTTCTTAACAGCGACAGGGGATTCTAATGTCTGTTTTACAGCATTGGACTTCGAAGGCGCCTTTTTGGCGTTCTGATTGTATGTCCTCGGCCGTGCGTAGCAGGTGCCACAGCTGCCCTCTTCAGTGTTGCTCCAGAACCACAATCCAACCCAGAGAGAGCAGGGACACGAAgcctgccagagggcgttgctgtggctgacatagccagtgaggactgtgctgcgtgtgcctttccctgtgctgcgTGCAGGAAggttggcactgctgggctagGCTTGGCTTATTAGGCTTGCCCGTCACTGCTTGCCTGCCACGACCATCAAGAGAGTGTCTCTTCAAGAGCCAAGCACGCGCGTGCTGCCTCTAGTGGTTGCGTTCTCTGTTGTGTGTCTCTTTAttgggcaggagcaggtggcaAAGGGCTGCCGAGAGCAGGGCGGCAGTGACCTTCGCAAAGAGGTAGCGCCGCCACGCTTGGTttttcctgtgagctgttagcaggcagagctgggagccaggcgctgctgcctgccatggggcctgcccaccctcatCGCGCAAAGGGAGCATTCCACGGGGCTCTGTGGGGGCTGTGcgatcccagctcctgcctcccgtcctgcttggaacccctcctgttgccccccctccccgcagagGCCACCACGCCCAGCCCCGTGGCAACCAGCCACTCTGTGACATCACCCCCGGGGCCAAGGGCATCCTGGGCAACGTGAGTTCGGGGGGCAGTATGTTGGCGGCTGCACTGGCGGTGACAAgccctcctccttgcagctgccacgtgtcactggcagggatggatttgctgcgcctcctcctcatcctgctggccatgtgctgtcctgcgtacggcacatgggacagctgtgggtaagtggcccgaggctctgggagggagcttg
It encodes the following:
- the LOC129784104 gene encoding acrosin-like, translated to MDLLRLLLILLAMCCPAYGTWDSCGGTCGLRPMAFQYGMSRVVGGTDAQAGAWPWIVSIQNPWQAGTGHTCGGSLISAQWVLTAAHCFIEASYITMWRVVIGATRLTQLGPEAQVRNIKRLLLHQGYSNITQRNDIALLELDQPVQCNAYVQLACVPDASLRVSQLKNCYISGWGATTARSGRSTDVLQEAQVRLIDVNVCNSSRWYRGAIHTHNVCAGYPQGGIDTCQGDSGGPLVCQDSSADYFWLVGVTSWGRGCARARQPGVYTSTQHFYDWILLQMGLRPAVRATPTARAWSHFVTTSSPVPRPRPTAAQSGGSCPFPVQKLLDFFSRLQELLQYLRGKTV